The DNA region ATTTTATTACTATTGTTAAAGATGATTTAAAAACAATAGTAGAAAATAGTGTAATAAAACGTATAAAAGGTACAAAAACTGAATATATAGAGCAAGATGTAAAGAAAAAATATCTACAAAATATGTTTTTACAAATTGGAAGAGATTATAGATTAGATGTTATAAATTCATATCACTTAAAGGCTAATACTGTAAAATATCAAGCAAATACAATTGAACTAGAAGCAACTAATGGGATTAGTTTAAAATGTGGAGGGAATGTACTTACAGTTAATCCTTCTGGAATATTTTTAAAAGCAGGAACTGTTGATACAACATCATCAAATGGTGGAGTAAGTGCAAAAGATGTAGCAAAAGTAGAAATACCTAAACCATTATATGAAAAAGTAAGAGTAGTTGAACTAATTCCTACAATTACAAAACAAGATGATATAACACAAGTTTTAGAGTATGAAGCTATTGTTGAGAAGTTTTATAATGGTGTTTGGAGCAAAACTACTGATTTAACTCTTACTCAAGAAGCTCAATTACAATGGTATTTTATTAAAAACAATGATGAAGCAGACAAAGATATTTTAACAGATAATCCAACAAATGATAATATCACTATTAATGGATTAAAAATGAGTGTTACTTTAGAAGAAGAAAATATTTATAAAGTAGGACATGCACACTGTTTTGTAAGTAATAGTGAAGGAGAAGGATATACACAAACACAACTTGCAAGATATTTAGAAGTTGAAGATATACTTAGTTCTCATGTATCACAAGAAGAAGGTGAATGTATAGCTATATTAAATGTAGAAGAACCAAGACAAGAAGAGTTAGCACAAATTAGATGGCAAATAGAAGATACACAAAGAGAGATTTATAATGGAAAAGAGACAATCATTCATAATCTAAAAGAAGAAAAAGTATATGAGATTAACTTCTTAGCATACATTGAAGGTAAAATTCAAGATGGTGCAAATACTAGACTAACATTTGATAAAAAAGAAGAACAAAAAGTAAAAAACAATACAACAGAAAATAATAAACAGGAATTATAAATGCAATCAATAAAAAAACTAATAATACTAATAACCTTATCAATAATAATATTAAATGCTCAAGAGTTAAAAAAAAGTAAATATGATATAAATAAATGTATAAAAATAACATATACAAAAGAAGATATAAAAAAATATAAGAAACTAATAGAAGAGGGTGAAATAGAAGGATATAGTTGTGCAGGTATATACTATGCAAGACAAGGTAATTTTGATGAAGCAATAAATTACTTTAATAAAGGGAAAGAAAAAGGAAGTATAGAATCATACGCACAACTTGGCAGTTTATATTCAAGTTTTTTACATGATTACAAAAAAGCAGTTAAAAACTATAAAGTAGCAGCAAATGCAGGGCATGGAAAAGCTGCACATAATTTAGGTGTATATTACTATAAAAACTTTAAATATGATGAAGCATATAAATGGTTTATGAAATCATATGAAACAGGAGATTTAAACTCACTATTATCAATTGGATTGATGTATATAGACCAAAAAAAATATAATGAAGCAATAGAAACATTTAAAAAAGTTGGAGAATTAGGTGAGCCAAGAGGATATTACGAATTAGGAACTTTTTACCAATTAAATAAAGATATGCAAGATAAAGAAAAAGGAATAAAATATTATAAAAAATGTTATGAGATGGAATATGGATTATGTGCTGCAGCTATTGGAGAATACTATGAAGAAGATAAAAAAGATTATAAAAAAGCAGAAGAGTGGTATAAAAAAGGGTTTGCACTTAAAAATGAGGGGTCAATAAATAGATTAGGATTTATGTATCTAGAAGATTTAAATAATCCTAAAAAAGCAATTTATTGGTTTAAAGAAGGTTACAACAAAATTAACTGTAAAAGTTGTATTGAAATTATTGCAAAGACTTATATTATGAATTTCAAAGATTATTCAAATGCTATAAAATGGTATAAAATTGATTATAAAGAGAATAAAACTCCTGAAGCTGTATATAACTTAGGTTTATTATATGAATATTCTAAGAATAAAGAAAAAGCTATAAAATGGTATCAAGAAGCAAGTAAATATAAAGAGATTAAAACTTTAGCAGAAAAAAAATTAAAAGAATTAGGAGTATCATATGAGTAATGATATAACTATAGGAAATGCCTTTCATAAAGTAGGTGAAGTAGCACATGTAAATGAATATTGTACACAAGATAATAAACCAATAGAAGATGATATAAAAACAAGAATAGCTTATATTATAATCTCAAATGAGGATATAAAAGAATTAATAGCCTCGACTGATGATAAACAAACTATTTTAAATGAGACAAAAAATAGATATAGTTCTTATTTAGTAAAAGCTGTAGAACAAGAGATAAAAGAGAATAATAATAAAGTATTAACTTATAATAAATTAAAAGGAGTAACAGAACAAATAGTTGATAAAAAACTAATAACTCTTTGTACTGTAAAACTTTATAACTGTAAATCATATGGAAGTGTGTTAAAAGCAAAAAAGTATCATCATGCCTATAAAAAAGTATTAAATGATAACTTAAAAGAAAATCTTGATAAAAAAAGTACCTCTTTTTTAACTTTTACTAAAAATAGTTGCCAAGAAATTCTAAAACAAGAAGAGAGTAAGAACTTAAAAATAAATAAAAATACACAACCTTATATAATAATATCAATGCCCTATGTATATAATATAAAAGAGAATTCAAAAGAAAAAGAGTTAGAAGAGATTTGTTATGAAGATAAAATAATAGCTTCTTATTTGCCTGAAGTAATAGTAGAGTATGGAGTATTTTTTGATGGTACAAAAAATAATATATATAATATAGACTTTTATAGAAACTTTGTAGAGTTTTTAAAGGAGCCTGCAAAAAATATAGAAAATGTAGGGCATTATAGTGAAAATGAAGGACTAAAAAAAGGTAATATAGAAAAAGAAATTTTATCTGGAATAAAATCAACTCAAATAGAAAATATAAAACAAGGAACAATCGAAGAATATATCCTCTCAACAGATAACCCAGAGTTCACAAATGAAACAAAAAAAATAATTATAAATCAAATGAATAATGCTTCAAAAAAATTAAGATACTTTGATAATAAATCAAATCTTAGTTTAAGTGATGATGAAATTCTAAATAGTAAAAAAGCAAAAGACGCTAAAAAAGTATTTGAGTATTTACTTGATGTAAAAAACAGTAAAAAAGATGCTAAAGAGAAAACTATTTCAGAATACATAATTGAAAAGATACTTCCTGATGATGATAAAGAAAGTAGTTTTACAAATGGTGAAACAAA from Malaciobacter molluscorum LMG 25693 includes:
- a CDS encoding tetratricopeptide repeat protein — protein: MQSIKKLIILITLSIIILNAQELKKSKYDINKCIKITYTKEDIKKYKKLIEEGEIEGYSCAGIYYARQGNFDEAINYFNKGKEKGSIESYAQLGSLYSSFLHDYKKAVKNYKVAANAGHGKAAHNLGVYYYKNFKYDEAYKWFMKSYETGDLNSLLSIGLMYIDQKKYNEAIETFKKVGELGEPRGYYELGTFYQLNKDMQDKEKGIKYYKKCYEMEYGLCAAAIGEYYEEDKKDYKKAEEWYKKGFALKNEGSINRLGFMYLEDLNNPKKAIYWFKEGYNKINCKSCIEIIAKTYIMNFKDYSNAIKWYKIDYKENKTPEAVYNLGLLYEYSKNKEKAIKWYQEASKYKEIKTLAEKKLKELGVSYE